One segment of Platichthys flesus chromosome 15, fPlaFle2.1, whole genome shotgun sequence DNA contains the following:
- the nccrp1 gene encoding F-box only protein 50 codes for MSTDEWKKRVEAEWSLQGAPLPDSLDWKSIYEAKPLGRNLLKNPAPLGMSKDTPPPEPEYHDMPMRGPPRYQLDGDFTGWTTSVEILPYDTSGIPQGAVICELPRLSWFSMEQVVDLKAEGLWEELLDTFQPEIVIQDCYEESQVHQSIYQLHVKLLGADKSTVISEHSVNPTEDLSTYSHTWKEVSHVFCNYGPGVRYVHFVHRLKNSFMRELYPTKFTGSSVIVRPVTTSS; via the exons ATGTCTACCGACGAGTGGAAGAAGAGGGTTGAGGCGGAGTGGAGCCTGCAGGGAGCTCCGCTGCCCGACAGCCTGGACTGGAAGTCCATCTACGAGGCGAAGCCGCTGGGGAGAAACTTACTAAAGAACCCTGCTCCTCTCG GAATGAGTAAAGACACTCCTCCGCCTGAGCCTGAGTATCATGATATGCCAATGCGCGGACCTCCACGTTATCAACTTGACG GTGACTTCACCGGCTGGACCACGTCTGTCGAGATCCTCCCCTATGATACCAGTGGCATACCACAAGGTGCCGTGATCTGTGAGTTGCCTCGACTCAG CTGGTTCTCCATGGAGCAGGTTGTGGACTTGAAGGCCGAGGGACTGTGGGAAGAGCTGCTGGATACATTTCAGCCTGAAATAGTCATCCAAGACTG CTATGAGGAGAGTCAGGTGCATCAGTCCATCTACCAGCTGCATGTGAAGCTACTGGGAGCAGACAAAAGCACAGTGATCTCAGAGCACTCGGTGAACCCCACTGAGGACCTCAGCACTTACTCCCACACCTGGAAAGAG GTGTCGCATGTGTTCTGCAACTATGGACCTGGGGTGAGATACGTCCACTTCGTGCACCGACTGAAGAATAGTTTCATGAGGGAGCTCTACCCTACAAAGTTCACTGGCAGCTCAGTGATTGTCAGACCAGTCACAACCAGCTCCTAG